Proteins encoded within one genomic window of Felis catus isolate Fca126 chromosome C1, F.catus_Fca126_mat1.0, whole genome shotgun sequence:
- the FGR gene encoding tyrosine-protein kinase Fgr → MGCVFCKKLEPGTKEDVGLQGDFRGSGAVDHYGPDPTQARPVSSFVHIPNYNNFPTQSTSTPFLDGGVIRGISGAGVTLFTALYDYEARTEDDLTFTKGEKFHILNNTEGDWWEARSLSSGQTGYIPSNYVAPVDSIQAEEWYFGKIGRKDAERQLLSPGNARGAFLVRESETTKGAYSLSIRDWDEARGDHVKHYKIRKLDTGGYYITTRAQFNSVQELVQHYVEVNDGLCHLLTAACTTMKPQTMGLAKDAWEISRSSITLQRRLGTGCFGDVWLGMWNGSTKVAVKTLKPGTMSPKAFLEEAQIMKLLRHDKLVQLYAVVSEEPIYIVTEFMCHGSLLEFLKDQEGQDLTLPQLVDMAAQVAEGMAYMERMNYIHRDLRAANILVGERLVCKIADFGLARLIEDNEYNPRQGAKFPIKWTAPEAALFGRFTIKSDVWSFGILLTELISKGRVPYPGMNNREVLEQVEHGYHMPCPPGCPASLYEAMEQTWRLDPEERPTFEYLQSFLEDYFTSTEPQYQPGDQT, encoded by the exons ATGGGCTGTGTGTTCTGCAAGAAGTTGGAGCCGGGGACCAAGGAGGATGTTGGCCTGCAAGGGGACTTCAGGGGCAGTGGGGCTGTGGACCACTATGGCCCTGACCCTACTCAGGCCCGGCCTGTGTCCTCCTTTGTCCATATCCCCAACTACAACAACTTCCCCACTCAGTCCACCAGCACCCCCTTCCTCGATGGGGGTGTCATCAGGGGCATCTCAG GGGCTGGGGTGACCCTGTTCACCGCTCTGTATGACTATGAGGCCCGGACAGAGGATGACCTCACCTTCACCAAGGGTGAGAAGTTCCACATCCTGAATAACAC TGAGGGTGACTGGTGGGAAGCTCGGTCTCTCAGCTCTGGACAAACTGGCTACATTCCCAGCAACTACGTGGCCCCTGTGGACTCCATCCAGGCTGAAGA GTGGTACTTTGGAAAGATTGGGAGGAAGGATGCGGAGAGGCAGCTGCTCTCCCCAGGGAACGCCCGGGGGGCCTTCCTCGTTCGTGAGAGTGAGACTACCAAAG GTGCCTACTCCCTGTCCATCCGAGATTGGGACGAGGCCAGAGGCGACCATGTGAAGCATTACAAAATCCGCAAGCTGGACACCGGTGGCTATTACATCACCACACGGGCCCAGTTCAACTCAGTGCAGGAGCTGGTGCAGCACTACGTTG AGGTGAACGATGGGCTATGCCACCTGCTCACAGCGGCCTGCACCACCATGAAGCCGCAGACAATGGGCCTGGCCAAGGACGCCTGGGAGATCAGCCGCAGCTCCATCACGCTCCAGCGCCGGCTAGGCACCGGCTGCTTCGGAGACGTGTGGCTGG GCATGTGGAATGGCAGCACGAAGGTGGCGGTGAAGACGCTGAAGCCAGGAACCATGTCCCCGaaggccttcctggaggaggcgcaGATCATGAAGCTGCTGCGGCACGACAAGCTGGTGCAGCTGTACGCCGTGGTGTCGGAGGAGCCCATCTACATCGTGACAGAGTTCATGTGCCACG GTAGCTTGCTGGAGTTCCTCAAGGACCAGGAGGGCCAGGATTTGACACTGCCCCAGTTGGTGGACATGGCAGCCCAG GTAGCTGAGGGCATGGCCTACATGGAGCGCATGAACTATATCCACCGCGACCTGAGGGCAGCCAACATCCTTGTTGGGGAACGGCTGGTGTGCAAGATCGCTGACTTCGGGCTGGCCCGTCTCATTGAGGATAATGAGTACAACCCCCGGCAAG GGGCCAAGTTCCCTATCAAGTGGACAGCCCCAGAGGCTGCTCTCTTTGGCAGATTCACCATCAAGTCAGATGTGTGGTCCTTTGGGATCCTGCTCACTGAACTCATCAGCAAGGGCCGAGTTCCCTACCCAG GCATGAATAACCGGGAAGTGTTGGAACAGGTGGAGCATGGGTACCACATGCCATGCCCTCCGGGCTGCCCAGCGTCCCTGTACGAGGCCATGGAGCAGACCTGGCGTCTGGACCCAGAGGAGAGGCCTACCTTCGAGTACCTGCAGTCCTTCCTTGAGGACTACTTCACCTCCACAGAACCCCAGTACCAGCCTGGGGATCAGACATAA